The DNA segment CCAATGCGGTCTATAATATGTGAAATGTTGTATTTTTGGGATTGCAATAATTCTTTGCCATTCCACAAAGAAGCACTTATACCGTTAGAAGAAGCGTTGGCATGCATTCTATGAGTGGAAACCACGGTCTTCAATTTTGGAAATGCTGTCATCCATTTGGCAAAAACCACGTCTTCTTTATCATTCTCATTGACTTCAATTCCCAACACAATTTCGGATTCGCCAATACCACCCAATAACAAGTCACAATGTTTGACCAAATTAGGCATTATTTCGCTAGCTTTTTTACCATATTTCCACAAAGTAGGCCTGTAATTCAAATCGGCAGATATCGTCAACCCCATTTTAGAGGCAACCAATAAAGCTTCTTCACATATTACGGCCAAATCAAGCGAAAGAGATGGTGTTATTCCCGACCAATGAAACCAATCGGCATCCTTGAAAATAGCTTCCCAATCTATCATTCCTTTTTTCAAGGTAGAAAACGAAGAATCCTCTCTATCATAAACGACTTTTCCAGGTCTTTCTGACGCACCTTGTTCAAAATAATATATTCCAAGTCTTTTGCCTTGAATCAGGGCAACTGGATCTACTCCAAAAGAACGCAACATACTCAGGGAAGATTCTCCCAATTCGTTTTGCGGAACAGCGGTAATAAATTTGACAGGAAGTCCAAACTTGGCCAATGAGGCGGCGACGTTGGCTTCAGCACAGCCATAATATAAATCAAATGAGGTAGCTTGAGTAAGTCTCAAGTGGCTTGGAGGAGAAAGTCTGAGTAATATTTCTCCAAAAGTTACAATTCGTTTAGACATAAAAATAAAATTTTCGTGTTCGCACACGCACCTTGCAAATATAAAAAAAAAGTTAGTTTAAACAAGGTATTTAAAAAAAATAAAATTTATGCTTTTTGACATAAAAAAATATAAATTTACAGCATATTTAAAAAACAAATAGCCATCATAACAATTAAGAAAATAGCAAAAATTGCCAACGTATCTGTTGGTACCGTAGACCGAATCATACACAATCGTGGCCAAGTAACTGAAGAGAACATAGCTAAAGTGAACGCCATAATTAAAGAATACGGCTACAAGAAAAACATCTTTGCCAGTAATTTGGCCTTCAACAAAAAATTTAAGTTTGCCGTTTTTCTACCCAAAAACAAAAACATCGAATATTGGCAAGCTCCCTTGATTGGAATAAAAAAAGCAGCCGAGGAATTGGCCAAGTTTGGGGTCACGATTGATTATTATTTCTTTGATTACAACACAACCTCATTCAACAACACGGCAAGCAAACTGTTGGAACTGGACTACGAAGGATTATTGTTTGCCCCCATATTTTACGAAGAATCCATTTCCTTTTTAATAGAATACAAGAAAAAAAACATTCCCATCGTGTTGATTGATTCCAATCTTCAGGAGGTTGAAGGTATTGCCTACATTGGTCAAGATTCTTACCAAAGTGGCTATTTGGGCGGAAAACTGCTTAGTTACGGCATCAAAACCGAGAGTAATGTTTTGATACTACAAATCACCCGAAATATTGAAAGTACGACAAGAACCAACGTTTTTTTGCAAAGAATCAAGGGTTTTTATTCTTTTTTCAAAGAAAAAACGCATCTTCCAAAATTCAATTTCACGGAAATCAGCATAAAATACGACACGGAAAACCAATTGACAAAAGATATGTTTGCTGGAATTGATTGTGTTTTTGTACCCAATTCAAGGGTTCATGTCGTGGCCAAGTTTATTAAAGAAAACGACTTGAAAGACATTCGAGTTGTAGGCTATGAATTATTGCAACAAAATCTGGAATACTTAAATCAAGGGGTCATCGATTTTTTAATTCACCAAAAACCGGAAGACCAAGGTTACATGGGAATCAGTCATTTATACAAAAAGAGTGTACTAAAAGAACCGGTCGAAGGCTTGCAATATATGCCGTTAGAAATTATCGTGCAAGAGAATTGCATTATCAAACAAGAATAGTCCAATTTGTTTGTTTCGAATCCAAGTCTTTGGAATACAAAAACTAAAAACCCCACAAAATCATATTCTGTGGGGTTTTTGCTATTTATTTTTGACCCAAACAAGATCAAAATCTTCTACTATTTGGCGCTAACCACATTCTGTAAATTCGTTTTAAATTCCTTGCTTTTTTGTGGCAATATAGTATAAACTACTTCTTTAGTGCCTGTATTTATGATGACTTGTTTTAAATCCAAAGTCAATCCAAGCTCCGGAGGACTTGCCATCTTTAAGGTACAAGCACCATCAAAATAACCGTCATCCTCGATAGTTTCTACCTCGGTCACTTTTGTACCATCACTAAACACTACAGAAATAGTCATTTTACTATTCAAAGCAGTGGTATAAAAACCATCCATAACCAACATCAAATGATAGGTGTTTTTCAGGTCGACGCCCTTAAATTCGTGACGCGTGATATTGTACTTCAACCCTTTTGCCAATACAGGGAATTTTTTTGTGCAATCCAATTCAAAACTTCCTACATCGCCAGCCTCGTTAACCGTGGTTACTATTTTTGCCACTTGTGCATTCATAACTACAGTGGTCAGTAGTAATGCTATCGATACTACAAGTTTTCTCATTGTCTAGAAGATTTATTTATTTCCTTTTTCGAAATCGGCAACGAATTGAGCCAATCCAATATCAGTCAATGGGTGTTTCAACAATCCGTAAATGGCAGAAAGTGGTCCAGTGATAACATCGGCACCAATTTTGGCACAATTTACAACGTGCATCGTGTGACGAACAGAAGCGGCAAGAATTTGGGTTTCGTAACCGTAGTTATCATACACTTCTCTAATTTCTTGAATCAAGTTCAATCCATCTGTAGAAATATCGTCCAAACGACCCACGAACGGAGAAACATAAGTAGCTCCAGCTTTGGCAGCCAACAAAGCTTGTCCAACCGAGAAAACTAAAGTAACGTTAGTTCTAATACCTTTATCCGAAAAATATTTGGCAGCCATCACACCTTCTTTGGTCATGGGCAATTTAACCACGATTTGCTCGTGCAATTCCACTAATTCTTCTCCCTCTCTCACCATTCCTTCAAAATCCAAAGCATTCACTTCTGCACTTACATCACCATCCACAAGGTTGCAAATGTCAACATAATGTTTCAAAATATTGTTTTTACCAGTGATTCCTTCTTTCGCCATCAATGATGGATTTGTAGTAACTCCATCCAATACTCCTAAAGCTTGTGCTTCCTTAATCTGGGCTAAATTAGCCGTGTCAATAAAAAATTTCATGTTCTATTTATTTAATTTAATTTGTGTTTTTATTATTTATTGGGCGTTTACTGAAATCCTATGAAAATATAAATTAGGTGAAGTAATCCCTCACGCAAACGCAAAATTTGGTGCCAATTTACAAATTTATAATTACTTAACAGAATTGTTTCTGTTCAATTCTTTCAATTCGCAACGGTTTTTTTCCAGAAATACCATTACACCATCACCAAAAATTTCGATATTGTTAATTTCACCTCTCGTTTCCTTGGACATTCTGCGAATTATTTACCACAAGAAGCCATAAAGAAGTGATGATACATTTATTATAACCATCCGAAACCAATAGCAAAGGCATAATGCACGCAACCGATTGTGTAAATTAACGGAAAACTCTCAAGTAAACCAAAAAAATCTGTTGGAATTTTGCCAAAAAAATTGTTTGGCATCCTTTTCGAACCGGCAGGTTACTCAATTCTTCTCAAAAAAACCACGACTACAATCCATAATGTTTCATCAACATTTTTTCATAGACTTTATCAGGTAAAATTCGCTTCAAGACAATCGAGAATTTCTGCATAAAAACCCCCACTTTATAATGAATTCCTGGATTTGGATTTTGAATAATTCTGTACACAGCTTCAGCCATTTCGTTCGGATTACTGCCGCTATCCACGTGTTCATCCATCATTTTCAGCGTATTTCCATAAGGAATTTCATAAGCCGAATCCTTGATCAAGGGTGCGTGAAAACGTCCAGAAGCAATATTGGTGGCAAAATCGCCCGGAGCCACATTCGTGATCTGGATTCCAAAAGATTTCACTTCCATTCGCAACGCTTCGGTAATTAATTCCAAAGCCCCTTTCGATGCCGAATATACGCTGCGATACGGCAAACCCATATAACCGGCAATGGAAGTTACATTGATGATCAAGCCCGATTTTTGCGACCGCATTTGTGGCAAAACCGCTTTCATCACTTCGATGGGGCCAAAGAAATTGGTTTCGAAATTGTTCTTGATTTCCTCGGTTGGAATTTCTTCCAATGGGCCGGTAATTCCCACTCCTGCATTATTGATGACAATATCCAAGCGTCCAGAAGTGGCAATAATTTTGGCTACAGCCGATTGAATCGAAGCCGTATTTCGAACATCCAACGCCACCAAAGGAAAGACTGAATTCAGGACCTGTTCTGGATTTCTACTCGTTCCATAAACCACGAAACCTTTATGATGCAGAAATTCTCCAATAGATTTTCCTATTCCCGAAGAACCTCCCGTAATCAAAACTACTTTGCTCATTTTTTGAATTTAGATAGGGGTAAAAATAAAAAAATCTTCCCTAAGGAAGATAAATAACATTAAAAAGATTGCTTTGTACCTCGCAATAAAAAAATGGCAAGCGACCTACATCGCACCGCTCAACCGCTTACCCTTGCTATGTTCCCATCCTGGGGGATTCTGCAGGAGCTGGTCGTGTAGGACTTGCCGGTGCAAATATACACTCTTTTTATATTTTTGCAAGGGCTTTGCGACTATAAAATAAGGTTGTATATTGCATTATTAAAATTTTAATTTATGAAAAAATATAACTTCCTATATATCATTTTATTAGGAATAACAATAACAAGTTGTAGTGACACAAAAAAAAGTGACAATAGTGTATTTAGTTTTGACGAATCTAAATTTCAGGCACAATATTTACCCCAAGACGGTATCGAATTGGGAATTTTAAACCCCAATTCAAAAGAAGTGGACAGTGTTGTTTATTTCGTGAACGAAACAAAAATTGGCAGCAAAAAAGGACTCGACAAATTGATTTTTGACTTAAAAAATCAAAAACTGGGGTACCAAAACCTTAAAGCCGTAGTTTACCATAATGGCGAAAGTGACCAAGCCTCCTCCAGGGTTGAGCTGGTTTCCAACATTCAACCCAAATTACTAAAATATACCATTGTAAATACTTACCCCCACGACATTGGCTCTTTTACCGAAGGATTGGAGTTTTACAAAGACACTTTGTATGAAAGCACTGGACTAAACGGTAAATCTTACATTAGAAAATACGACTACAAAACTGGAAAAATATACCAGCAAGTGGATTTGGATTCCAAATATTTTGGAGAAGGAATCACCTTTATGAACAACAAGGTTTATCAATTGACCTGGCAAGAGAAAACCGGTTTTATCTACAATGCCAATACCTTGAAACTCGAAAAAACCTTTACTTACGACAAAGACATCGAGGGCTGGGGAATGACCAACGATGGCAAATACATTTATCAAACCGACAAAACCGAGAAAATTTGGAGAATGGATCCTGAAACCCAAAAAATGATCGATTATGTAAATGTTTATTCCGGAAGTTCAAAGATAAAAGCAATAAATGAGCTCGAATGGATAAATAGCAAAATCTATACAAATGTTTGGGAAAAAGAGGCCATTGCTGTTGTTGACCCAAAGACAGGTGCTGTTGAAGGAATATTGGATATGTCGGGTTTACGAAAATTTATTAATGCCGAACCAACCGATTACTTAAACGGAATCGCTTACAACCCCAAAACAAAAACCATTTTTGTGACTGGAAAAAACTGGGACAAAATGTTCGAAATAACGGTTTCAGAATAATTTTAATAAAAATGAAAACGCTAATCATCAATATCAAGGAATTGCTTCAAGTGCGGGATTCCTCGGTTTTGAAGGTGTCCGGCGATGAAATGGCGGTACTTCCCACCATCAAAAATGCCTATTTGGTAATCGAAGATAATTTGATTGCCGATTTTGGCTCGATGGAAGATTTACCCGAGGATTTGAATCCTGAAAAATGTATCGATGCAGATGGAAAAATGGTCTTGCCTTCTTGGTGCGACAGCCACACCCACATTGTCTATGCCGGCAATCGCGAACAAGAATTTGTCGATCGAATCAACGGACTCACTTATGAGGAAATTGCCCATCGCGGGGGCGGAATTCTAAATTCGGCATTAAAACTCAACGAAACTTCCGAAGAAGAAATCTATAACCAATCCAAAGCCAGACTCGAAGAAATAATACGATTGGGAACGGGTGCCGTCGAAATAAAATCAGGTTACGGACTCACCGTTGATGGCGAATTGAAAATACTTCGAGTAATCAATCAACTGTCAAAAGAATATCCCGTAACCATAAAAGCCACTTTTCTGGGCGCACATGCTTTTCCATTGGAATACAAAAACAATCGAAAAGGTTATATTGATTTAATCATCAACAAAATGCTGCCCGAAATTGCCGAAAACGAATTGGCCACTTTTATAGACGTTTTTTGTGAAACGGGTTATTTCACCGTAGCCGAAACGGAACAAATTATGGAAGCCGGAATCCATTTTGGTCTAAAACCAAAAATCCATGTCAATCAATTCCATTCCATTGGCGGAATCCAAGCCGGAATAAAACACAATGCCCTTTCCGTTGACCATCTGGAAACAATGAAACCCGATGATATTGAAGCCTTGAAAAACACCGAAACAATGCCTGTTGTTTTGCCTTCCTGCTCCTATTTCTTGGGAA comes from the Flavobacterium limnophilum genome and includes:
- a CDS encoding sugar kinase, yielding MSKRIVTFGEILLRLSPPSHLRLTQATSFDLYYGCAEANVAASLAKFGLPVKFITAVPQNELGESSLSMLRSFGVDPVALIQGKRLGIYYFEQGASERPGKVVYDREDSSFSTLKKGMIDWEAIFKDADWFHWSGITPSLSLDLAVICEEALLVASKMGLTISADLNYRPTLWKYGKKASEIMPNLVKHCDLLLGGIGESEIVLGIEVNENDKEDVVFAKWMTAFPKLKTVVSTHRMHANASSNGISASLWNGKELLQSQKYNISHIIDRIGAGDAFMSGIIYGLITWPEDYQMALEFAVAATCLKHSISGDINLATVNEIKALMGGSGGGRVSR
- a CDS encoding sugar ABC transporter substrate-binding protein encodes the protein MHNRGQVTEENIAKVNAIIKEYGYKKNIFASNLAFNKKFKFAVFLPKNKNIEYWQAPLIGIKKAAEELAKFGVTIDYYFFDYNTTSFNNTASKLLELDYEGLLFAPIFYEESISFLIEYKKKNIPIVLIDSNLQEVEGIAYIGQDSYQSGYLGGKLLSYGIKTESNVLILQITRNIESTTRTNVFLQRIKGFYSFFKEKTHLPKFNFTEISIKYDTENQLTKDMFAGIDCVFVPNSRVHVVAKFIKENDLKDIRVVGYELLQQNLEYLNQGVIDFLIHQKPEDQGYMGISHLYKKSVLKEPVEGLQYMPLEIIVQENCIIKQE
- the fsa gene encoding fructose-6-phosphate aldolase: MKFFIDTANLAQIKEAQALGVLDGVTTNPSLMAKEGITGKNNILKHYVDICNLVDGDVSAEVNALDFEGMVREGEELVELHEQIVVKLPMTKEGVMAAKYFSDKGIRTNVTLVFSVGQALLAAKAGATYVSPFVGRLDDISTDGLNLIQEIREVYDNYGYETQILAASVRHTMHVVNCAKIGADVITGPLSAIYGLLKHPLTDIGLAQFVADFEKGNK
- a CDS encoding SDR family oxidoreductase, giving the protein MSKVVLITGGSSGIGKSIGEFLHHKGFVVYGTSRNPEQVLNSVFPLVALDVRNTASIQSAVAKIIATSGRLDIVINNAGVGITGPLEEIPTEEIKNNFETNFFGPIEVMKAVLPQMRSQKSGLIINVTSIAGYMGLPYRSVYSASKGALELITEALRMEVKSFGIQITNVAPGDFATNIASGRFHAPLIKDSAYEIPYGNTLKMMDEHVDSGSNPNEMAEAVYRIIQNPNPGIHYKVGVFMQKFSIVLKRILPDKVYEKMLMKHYGL
- a CDS encoding glutaminyl-peptide cyclotransferase, with the translated sequence MKKYNFLYIILLGITITSCSDTKKSDNSVFSFDESKFQAQYLPQDGIELGILNPNSKEVDSVVYFVNETKIGSKKGLDKLIFDLKNQKLGYQNLKAVVYHNGESDQASSRVELVSNIQPKLLKYTIVNTYPHDIGSFTEGLEFYKDTLYESTGLNGKSYIRKYDYKTGKIYQQVDLDSKYFGEGITFMNNKVYQLTWQEKTGFIYNANTLKLEKTFTYDKDIEGWGMTNDGKYIYQTDKTEKIWRMDPETQKMIDYVNVYSGSSKIKAINELEWINSKIYTNVWEKEAIAVVDPKTGAVEGILDMSGLRKFINAEPTDYLNGIAYNPKTKTIFVTGKNWDKMFEITVSE
- the hutI gene encoding imidazolonepropionase; protein product: MKTLIINIKELLQVRDSSVLKVSGDEMAVLPTIKNAYLVIEDNLIADFGSMEDLPEDLNPEKCIDADGKMVLPSWCDSHTHIVYAGNREQEFVDRINGLTYEEIAHRGGGILNSALKLNETSEEEIYNQSKARLEEIIRLGTGAVEIKSGYGLTVDGELKILRVINQLSKEYPVTIKATFLGAHAFPLEYKNNRKGYIDLIINKMLPEIAENELATFIDVFCETGYFTVAETEQIMEAGIHFGLKPKIHVNQFHSIGGIQAGIKHNALSVDHLETMKPDDIEALKNTETMPVVLPSCSYFLGIPYAPAREMMANSLPVAVASDFNPGSTPSGNMNFVVSTACIKMKMTPEEAINAATINGAYAMGISKTLGSITIGKKANLIITKPVSSYYQLPYSFGSNLIESVIIEGKVIA